A window from Sphingobacterium hotanense encodes these proteins:
- a CDS encoding peptidylprolyl isomerase has protein sequence MSKAIIKTEKGDMTVQFYTEDAPNTVANFIKLAKSGYYDGLTFHRVINDFVIQGGCPNTREGATGMPGTGGPGYKIDCELDGNNQYHDRGVLSMAHAGRNTGGSQFFICHSRNNTAHLDRNHTCFGKVIENVDVVDDIRQGDRILGIEVIED, from the coding sequence ATGAGTAAAGCAATTATCAAAACAGAAAAAGGTGATATGACTGTGCAATTTTACACAGAAGATGCACCGAATACAGTAGCGAACTTTATTAAATTGGCTAAATCAGGATATTACGATGGATTAACGTTTCACCGCGTAATCAACGATTTCGTAATCCAAGGTGGTTGTCCGAATACGCGCGAAGGCGCAACAGGAATGCCAGGTACTGGTGGTCCGGGTTACAAAATTGACTGTGAATTAGACGGAAATAACCAATACCACGACCGCGGTGTGTTATCAATGGCACATGCTGGTCGCAATACTGGCGGATCACAATTCTTTATTTGCCATAGCCGCAACAATACGGCACACTTAGACAGAAACCACACTTGTTTTGGTAAAGTAATCGAGAACGTAGATGTGGTAGACGATATCCGCCAAGGCGATCGTATCTTAGGTATTGAAGTTATTGAAGATTAA
- a CDS encoding DUF5606 family protein, with amino-acid sequence MNLRGLVSVTGKPGLFKLIGQNKGGFILETLDKAKIKSVVNLSTTKMATLEDITIYGEDDEIRLIDVFEAIKANDGNTPDAKADGDTLRNFFREVAPGHDEQRVYSSDIKKVITWYHIIKELPLFEEEAPAPLA; translated from the coding sequence ATGAATTTAAGAGGATTAGTTTCCGTAACTGGAAAACCAGGATTATTTAAGTTAATCGGACAAAATAAAGGTGGTTTTATTCTAGAAACTTTAGATAAAGCAAAGATTAAATCGGTTGTTAACTTGTCGACTACAAAGATGGCAACCTTGGAAGACATCACGATCTATGGTGAAGATGATGAGATTCGTTTGATCGATGTTTTCGAAGCTATCAAAGCGAATGATGGAAATACTCCAGATGCGAAAGCAGATGGCGATACGTTGAGAAACTTCTTTAGAGAGGTTGCTCCGGGTCATGATGAACAAAGAGTTTACTCTTCGGATATCAAGAAAGTAATTACTTGGTACCATATCATCAAAGAACTGCCTTTGTTTGAAGAAGAAGCACCTGCTCCTTTAGCATAA
- a CDS encoding lipocalin family protein → MDKKKSLIALSAVALGTVAYNLLRPVKSKVDVIEPFDLQKYLGRWYEIARFDFRWEKNLKNVTADYSLNEDGSVLVNNQGINITTGKHKQSIGKAKFVDEENRGALKVSFFGPFYAGYNIVKLDENYQDALIFGDNLDYIWFLSRNKTMSKERKEAYLNYAQAHGYDTSKLVWTIQE, encoded by the coding sequence CGGCGGTTGCGTTAGGAACTGTTGCGTACAACCTATTGCGCCCGGTAAAGTCAAAAGTCGACGTTATAGAACCTTTTGATCTACAGAAATATTTAGGCCGTTGGTATGAAATCGCGCGCTTCGATTTCCGCTGGGAGAAGAATCTAAAAAACGTCACAGCAGATTATTCGTTAAATGAAGACGGCTCCGTGTTGGTCAACAATCAAGGGATCAATATCACGACCGGAAAACATAAACAATCCATCGGCAAGGCGAAATTTGTTGATGAGGAAAATCGCGGCGCACTCAAAGTATCTTTCTTCGGCCCATTCTATGCCGGCTATAACATCGTCAAACTCGATGAAAATTATCAGGATGCCTTAATCTTCGGCGACAACTTAGATTACATCTGGTTCCTATCACGCAACAAAACCATGTCGAAAGAACGCAAAGAAGCATATTTAAACTATGCTCAAGCGCATGGTTATGATACCTCCAAATTAGTCTGGACGATACAAGAATAA
- a CDS encoding alkaline phosphatase, protein MIKRSISFFFAFVLCVGLSFGQKQPKYIFYLIGDGMGLNQVQAAEVFLASQQNKNSTVPMVFSTFPYATHATSHSLSHGVTDSGAGGTALAVGYKTKNGVIGMDSAGVKAYESIAYKAKKKGMKVGITTSVSIDHATPASFFANQKDRDMYYEIGQDIIKSNFDFFAGAGFLKPETNAKGEKVAPLIPQLEKAGYTMLYGMNDFNKVKSGKNKLILMNNQGTSPVSLKFAIDQEANDMNLANITEAAIKTLSQGNQGFFLMVEGGKIDWACHANDGAAAIQEVLDFNKAVQKAYDFYQKHPEETLIIVTADHETGGMGVGNGGSTLRINNIKNQKISQEALSTKINELREKNNSASWEQVKALLSEQTGLWNNVKVSEKEEKEIFAAYEKSFVNHQNETAKSLYANNDKIASLAINALNKVSSISWASGSHSAAYIPVYAIGVGAENFSHKMDNVDIPRTLGKVAGWEF, encoded by the coding sequence ATGATCAAAAGAAGTATAAGCTTTTTCTTTGCGTTTGTTTTATGCGTTGGATTGAGCTTTGGACAGAAACAACCGAAGTACATCTTCTATCTGATTGGCGACGGAATGGGCTTAAACCAAGTACAAGCAGCCGAGGTTTTTTTAGCGAGCCAGCAAAATAAAAACAGCACAGTACCGATGGTATTCAGCACCTTCCCTTATGCAACGCACGCAACATCACATTCATTATCGCATGGCGTAACAGATTCGGGCGCTGGAGGTACTGCATTAGCGGTAGGTTATAAAACAAAGAATGGCGTAATCGGTATGGACAGCGCTGGTGTGAAAGCGTATGAAAGTATTGCATACAAAGCGAAGAAAAAGGGCATGAAGGTAGGTATCACAACGAGCGTAAGTATCGACCACGCGACTCCTGCTTCTTTCTTTGCAAACCAAAAAGACCGCGACATGTACTATGAAATCGGTCAAGATATCATCAAATCTAATTTCGACTTCTTTGCTGGTGCTGGATTCTTGAAGCCTGAGACCAATGCAAAAGGTGAAAAAGTAGCACCATTAATTCCGCAACTAGAAAAGGCGGGTTACACGATGTTGTACGGGATGAACGATTTCAACAAAGTAAAGAGCGGAAAAAACAAATTGATCTTGATGAACAATCAAGGTACTTCACCTGTGTCATTGAAATTTGCGATCGACCAAGAAGCAAACGACATGAACCTTGCGAATATAACAGAAGCAGCCATTAAAACATTGAGCCAAGGAAACCAAGGTTTCTTCTTAATGGTTGAAGGTGGAAAAATCGACTGGGCATGCCACGCCAATGACGGTGCAGCAGCAATTCAGGAAGTACTAGATTTCAACAAAGCGGTTCAGAAAGCGTATGATTTTTATCAAAAACATCCGGAGGAAACATTAATCATCGTTACTGCAGACCATGAAACCGGTGGCATGGGTGTTGGCAATGGTGGTTCTACCCTTCGCATTAATAACATCAAGAATCAGAAAATTTCGCAAGAAGCGCTTTCCACAAAAATCAACGAGCTCCGCGAGAAAAACAATAGCGCATCTTGGGAACAAGTGAAAGCCTTGTTGAGCGAGCAAACAGGTCTATGGAACAACGTAAAAGTTAGCGAAAAAGAAGAGAAAGAAATCTTCGCAGCCTACGAAAAGAGCTTCGTGAATCACCAAAATGAAACGGCAAAAAGCCTATACGCAAACAACGATAAAATTGCTTCCCTAGCAATCAACGCTTTAAACAAAGTGTCGTCTATCAGTTGGGCATCAGGAAGCCACTCAGCTGCATATATCCCGGTTTATGCAATCGGCGTAGGCGCTGAAAACTTCAGCCATAAGATGGATAATGTTGATATCCCAAGAACATTGGGAAAGGTTGCTGGTTGGGAATTTTAA
- a CDS encoding transposase yields the protein MINQAKALKLIKLYQYVCDKYDSELQYYCQRFSNNNKPDFTDQEVLTIYLFSMHEEQRLRIKQIHKFASDYLMDWFPKLTSYVAFNTRINRLFDVLRSLCQSVVEDFAPEECSREFSLLDSMPIITCSGTRRAKVALEIMDKSFCSTKRLWYFGLKLHALNSYNKSTLPRPESIVISKASESDLNIFKENWASIAGRTFFGDKIYRDAPFFEWFYKEKKSIMYTPIRETQGKPDCLKNRDRAYNDLFSRAVSKVRQPIESFFNWINEKTQIQNASKVRSTKGRLVHVFGNLTPIKPNWERF from the coding sequence ATGATCAATCAGGCCAAGGCTCTAAAATTAATAAAATTATACCAGTATGTTTGTGATAAATATGACAGTGAACTGCAATATTACTGTCAGCGATTTTCAAACAATAACAAACCTGACTTTACTGATCAGGAGGTTTTGACCATCTATTTATTCAGTATGCACGAGGAACAGCGGCTAAGGATCAAGCAGATCCATAAATTCGCCTCGGATTATCTGATGGATTGGTTTCCCAAGCTAACTTCATACGTAGCATTCAACACCCGTATCAACCGCCTTTTTGATGTTTTGAGATCTCTTTGTCAGTCAGTTGTAGAGGACTTTGCACCAGAGGAGTGCTCCAGAGAATTTTCCCTACTGGACTCTATGCCCATCATAACCTGCAGTGGGACTAGAAGGGCAAAGGTAGCTCTGGAGATAATGGATAAAAGCTTCTGCTCAACGAAGAGGCTTTGGTATTTTGGATTAAAGCTTCATGCGCTCAACAGCTATAACAAATCCACGCTGCCTCGTCCGGAAAGCATTGTAATAAGCAAGGCATCTGAAAGTGACCTGAACATATTTAAGGAGAATTGGGCATCCATCGCAGGTAGGACGTTCTTTGGTGACAAGATATACCGTGACGCCCCGTTCTTCGAGTGGTTTTATAAAGAAAAAAAATCAATTATGTATACTCCGATAAGGGAAACCCAAGGAAAACCAGATTGTTTAAAAAACAGGGATCGTGCTTATAATGACCTGTTTTCAAGAGCAGTATCTAAGGTAAGACAACCAATCGAATCCTTTTTTAATTGGATAAATGAAAAAACACAGATACAAAACGCAAGTAAGGTCAGATCTACCAAAGGACGATTAGTACATGTGTTCGGTAATCTAACCCCAATCAAACCCAATTGGGAGCGGTTCTGA
- a CDS encoding DUF695 domain-containing protein, with protein MSVFNKLFKSNSADDNNIETIADFWKWFERKADTFYNAIDEGADIENKFFSPLADQLYKLHERIFFLVGINKETNIAELTFTPDAIIRNIAFVEDLVREAPQIDKWQFVALKQASDVEGFGVKMFGRDFSSKNIQFYPVEHPEFPDEIDIIAVYDDYDEKDHDDIFNGVCIYLDNSLGELKSITMIDNMRVRGPGDDIPELIPIEKLDAYLIWREKEFVERYTDITHYSKEDHYGSYQGELENGMPIFAIVNHTLLNWEHKASHPWILVVMIHYDPNPETGLPNERIYKLMEDLEVELMDRLRDVDGYINVIRETGNGLREINFACREFRKPSRVMEEIAVKYAEHFRVEFDIYKDKYWRSFDKFNAEN; from the coding sequence ATGAGCGTATTTAACAAGCTTTTTAAGAGCAACTCTGCCGATGACAATAACATAGAAACGATAGCGGACTTTTGGAAATGGTTTGAACGTAAAGCTGATACCTTCTACAACGCTATTGACGAAGGCGCTGATATCGAGAATAAATTCTTCAGTCCTCTTGCTGATCAGCTCTATAAACTGCATGAACGCATCTTCTTTTTGGTGGGCATCAATAAAGAGACGAATATTGCTGAACTTACTTTTACGCCAGATGCAATCATACGGAACATCGCCTTCGTGGAAGATCTCGTAAGGGAAGCTCCGCAAATAGATAAGTGGCAATTCGTTGCTTTAAAACAGGCCAGTGATGTTGAAGGTTTTGGAGTTAAGATGTTCGGTCGCGACTTCAGCAGCAAGAACATACAATTCTACCCGGTCGAACACCCCGAATTTCCGGATGAGATCGACATTATTGCTGTCTATGACGACTATGATGAAAAGGACCATGATGATATCTTCAATGGCGTATGTATCTATTTAGATAACTCGCTGGGGGAATTGAAGTCGATTACCATGATCGACAATATGCGTGTGAGAGGACCGGGCGATGATATTCCGGAATTGATTCCGATAGAAAAGCTTGATGCATACTTAATCTGGCGAGAAAAGGAATTTGTGGAGCGATATACCGACATTACCCATTATTCCAAAGAAGATCACTATGGTTCTTATCAGGGAGAATTAGAAAACGGGATGCCGATCTTTGCGATCGTCAACCATACGCTCCTTAATTGGGAGCATAAGGCTTCGCACCCCTGGATTCTCGTCGTAATGATACACTATGACCCTAACCCCGAGACTGGATTACCTAACGAAAGGATTTACAAGCTGATGGAAGACCTGGAAGTCGAGCTGATGGATCGTTTAAGAGATGTTGATGGATATATCAATGTCATTCGGGAAACTGGAAACGGCCTGCGCGAAATAAACTTTGCATGTCGTGAGTTTCGGAAGCCGTCGCGCGTAATGGAGGAAATAGCAGTAAAATATGCGGAACATTTCCGCGTTGAATTTGATATTTACAAAGACAAATATTGGCGCAGCTTTGATAAGTTTAATGCTGAAAATTAA
- a CDS encoding metalloprotease family protein, with amino-acid sequence MEIDLSKYHQKKRIIDLVKANTLGCLAVFPIALVYIVPYILIWSDQFTKESIKQTLNSIGAGTAFLNGIGFFLVLIVGIVVHEAIHGLTWSIYAKGGHKAMKYGILKKMLTPYCHCREPLKLKHYIIGAAMPGLLMGVLPAIIAIAIGSPTLLMLAIIFTLVAIGDAMIINLVRKEDPESLVLDHPSEAGCYILTEKQELEDKSETFDTWNNIAEIYETKFMDMDIYNESYDALLKHLPNKQGRILDVGCGPGNSARYLLKFYPSLQIVGIDIAENMLEIARKHVPTGEFYLLDARAISILNGQFDAVIAGFCIPYLNASETEQFLDDASEKLNNKGLLYLSFVEGDPAAPEVKSNPLGSVKFYFHRERELQKELKTRGFKLIKSTIIPYDAEDNHTVMLFQK; translated from the coding sequence ATGGAAATCGATTTATCGAAATATCATCAGAAAAAACGCATTATAGACTTAGTAAAAGCAAATACACTTGGCTGTCTGGCGGTGTTTCCTATCGCCCTTGTTTATATCGTACCTTACATACTAATTTGGTCCGATCAGTTTACTAAGGAATCGATAAAGCAGACCTTGAATAGCATTGGAGCCGGAACAGCATTTTTAAACGGCATAGGCTTTTTCTTGGTATTAATCGTTGGGATTGTCGTTCATGAAGCGATACATGGCTTGACTTGGAGCATCTATGCAAAGGGCGGCCATAAAGCTATGAAATATGGTATTTTGAAAAAGATGCTTACCCCCTATTGTCATTGTAGAGAGCCCTTAAAACTCAAACATTATATTATTGGTGCGGCTATGCCGGGCTTGCTAATGGGCGTTTTACCGGCAATTATCGCTATCGCGATAGGCAGCCCGACACTACTCATGCTTGCCATTATTTTTACGCTCGTTGCTATTGGCGATGCGATGATCATAAACCTCGTCCGAAAAGAGGATCCGGAGAGTTTGGTACTGGATCATCCAAGCGAAGCTGGTTGTTATATTCTAACGGAGAAACAGGAATTAGAAGATAAATCTGAAACCTTCGACACTTGGAACAATATCGCTGAGATCTATGAAACTAAATTCATGGACATGGATATCTATAACGAAAGCTATGACGCCCTTTTAAAGCATCTTCCAAATAAGCAGGGCCGCATACTCGACGTAGGCTGTGGTCCCGGTAATAGTGCGCGATACTTACTGAAGTTTTATCCATCCTTGCAGATTGTTGGAATTGATATCGCCGAAAACATGCTGGAGATAGCGCGAAAGCATGTCCCAACAGGCGAGTTCTATTTATTGGATGCGCGTGCTATCAGCATTTTGAATGGACAGTTCGATGCCGTAATAGCCGGCTTCTGTATCCCCTACCTCAATGCATCCGAAACAGAACAATTTCTAGACGACGCTTCCGAAAAACTGAACAACAAAGGCTTACTCTACCTATCTTTTGTTGAGGGTGATCCGGCAGCACCAGAAGTCAAGAGCAACCCCTTGGGAAGTGTAAAGTTTTACTTCCATCGCGAACGCGAATTGCAGAAAGAACTAAAAACTAGAGGCTTCAAGCTTATTAAATCAACAATTATCCCCTACGATGCTGAGGATAATCACACGGTCATGCTTTTCCAAAAGTAG
- a CDS encoding OmpA family protein, which translates to MENSLLTTARSYFNDQVFDNLAAKHGESSDNVRKGLDAVIPSLFLGLQSKSPSEQSGIFDVLKQYFSQINFSDLGSVWNRVDNDPADAEKGSHLISSIFGGGLDQVIATISGFLHTNGSSVMQLFKTALPGVIGALTKNGTDWDTSRISGLLDNNKSDFLAALPSGLNLGVLGSSLLSQPGVVEGRPVTPPSEREPIVDPVRDVVVDDPIVPPVTRMENRAEDRPVAHIREEERKKGGGLWWLLIPLLLLLLWFLFGKGCSRENETATTDTIPSTVAPVDTIVDTVTTAPVRESIMVTLPDNSTLNAYKGGIEDQLVAFLNSDYKQFSDDQLKDRWFDFDNLNFETGTSTITADSQTQLQNLAAILKVYPDVKVKIGGYTDKTGDEAFNLKLSGERADAVKAELDKMGVGDRVVDTEGYGSSLAKYEANAPESDRIKDRRVSISVRK; encoded by the coding sequence ATGGAAAATAGTTTATTAACAACCGCTCGATCATATTTTAATGATCAGGTCTTCGACAACCTAGCCGCTAAGCACGGCGAGTCGTCAGACAACGTTCGCAAAGGTTTAGACGCCGTAATTCCTTCCTTATTCCTCGGATTGCAGAGCAAATCTCCGTCGGAGCAAAGTGGAATTTTCGATGTTTTAAAACAATATTTTTCACAGATAAATTTCTCAGATCTGGGTTCCGTTTGGAACAGAGTGGATAATGATCCCGCAGATGCTGAAAAAGGATCCCACCTGATATCTTCTATTTTCGGTGGAGGGTTAGATCAGGTGATCGCAACGATTTCTGGATTTCTTCACACTAACGGAAGCTCGGTTATGCAGTTATTTAAAACGGCACTACCCGGCGTAATCGGAGCTTTAACAAAGAACGGTACAGATTGGGATACTAGCCGTATTTCAGGGTTATTGGACAATAACAAGTCTGATTTCCTCGCCGCATTGCCTTCAGGATTGAATCTAGGCGTTCTTGGCTCTTCATTGCTTTCGCAACCAGGTGTTGTGGAAGGAAGACCGGTAACACCGCCTTCTGAGCGCGAGCCTATCGTAGACCCTGTTAGAGATGTAGTGGTCGACGATCCAATTGTTCCACCGGTAACACGTATGGAAAACCGCGCCGAAGATCGCCCGGTAGCACATATCCGTGAAGAGGAACGTAAAAAAGGCGGTGGTTTATGGTGGTTATTAATTCCATTATTGCTGCTATTGCTTTGGTTCTTATTTGGAAAGGGATGTAGCCGTGAAAATGAAACAGCTACAACCGACACCATCCCATCGACCGTTGCGCCTGTTGATACCATCGTTGATACGGTGACCACAGCGCCAGTGCGCGAGTCGATCATGGTGACTTTACCAGATAACAGCACATTAAATGCATACAAAGGTGGTATTGAAGATCAATTAGTAGCATTCTTGAATAGCGACTATAAGCAATTTTCAGATGACCAGTTGAAAGATCGTTGGTTCGACTTCGATAACTTAAATTTCGAAACAGGGACTTCAACAATTACTGCGGATAGCCAAACACAATTGCAAAATCTTGCAGCTATCTTAAAAGTTTATCCAGATGTAAAAGTGAAAATCGGTGGATATACAGATAAGACAGGTGATGAAGCATTCAACTTGAAATTATCAGGTGAGCGTGCAGATGCGGTAAAAGCAGAATTAGATAAGATGGGTGTGGGCGATAGAGTAGTGGATACCGAAGGATATGGATCTTCATTAGCAAAATATGAAGCTAATGCACCAGAATCTGATCGTATCAAAGACAGACGTGTATCAATCAGTGTTAGAAAATAA
- a CDS encoding GNAT family N-acetyltransferase: MTIRPYQANDLSEVLNLLSSNIPTYFAPEEYEDLKTYLAHEIEDYYVVEQDNHIVAAGGINYKEQDAYISWDFVDAHMHGSGIGKQLLQYRLDRIKTQGKVKRIIVRTSQFAYGFYEKNGFVIKEQHKDYWAPGFDMIFMVYQEN; the protein is encoded by the coding sequence ATGACAATTAGACCCTATCAGGCAAATGATCTTAGCGAAGTATTAAATCTGCTAAGCTCTAATATTCCTACCTATTTCGCACCTGAGGAATACGAAGATTTGAAAACCTACCTAGCCCATGAAATCGAAGATTATTATGTAGTGGAGCAGGATAATCATATCGTTGCTGCCGGCGGAATTAACTACAAGGAGCAGGATGCTTATATCAGTTGGGACTTTGTAGATGCCCACATGCATGGCAGCGGGATTGGCAAACAATTGTTACAATATCGTTTGGATAGAATAAAAACACAGGGTAAAGTAAAAAGAATTATTGTCCGGACGTCCCAATTTGCTTATGGCTTCTATGAGAAGAATGGCTTCGTTATTAAAGAACAGCATAAAGACTACTGGGCTCCAGGATTTGACATGATCTTTATGGTCTATCAGGAAAACTAA
- the radC gene encoding RadC family protein codes for MFQKMVIREWAEADRPREKLLERGRRAVTDAELLAIVIGSGSRTETAVELCKRVLAGVNHNLLQLSKLEVHDLCEYKGIGEAKAISIIAALELGRRRQETKQTDIPILNSSKLVYEFFRSQLQDLPHEEFWTIYLNTACKVVDTQLIGRGGNDFTPVDIRTIFRFALLNKCHSIILAHNHPSGTLKASDTDIKITQKIVRAAELIDIRVHDHLIFTDCAYLSFRDEGLL; via the coding sequence ATGTTTCAAAAAATGGTCATCCGCGAATGGGCAGAAGCCGATAGACCGAGAGAAAAACTACTGGAACGAGGCCGTCGGGCTGTGACCGATGCAGAGTTATTAGCGATAGTTATCGGTTCTGGATCTCGAACAGAAACAGCCGTCGAACTCTGTAAGCGCGTTCTAGCGGGTGTTAATCATAACCTCCTTCAACTCTCCAAACTCGAAGTCCATGACCTCTGCGAATACAAAGGCATAGGCGAGGCGAAAGCAATCAGTATTATTGCTGCGCTCGAGCTCGGAAGGCGGCGGCAGGAAACCAAACAGACCGATATTCCGATCCTTAACTCCAGCAAACTTGTCTACGAGTTCTTCCGGTCGCAATTGCAGGATCTACCGCATGAAGAATTCTGGACTATCTATCTGAATACTGCATGTAAGGTCGTCGATACGCAGTTGATAGGAAGAGGGGGCAATGATTTTACGCCGGTTGACATCCGCACCATCTTTCGATTTGCCTTGCTCAATAAATGCCACTCCATTATTCTAGCACATAATCATCCGTCCGGTACCTTGAAAGCCAGCGATACAGATATAAAGATTACCCAAAAGATTGTTCGAGCCGCTGAATTGATCGATATCCGTGTCCACGACCATCTAATTTTCACCGACTGTGCTTACTTAAGCTTTCGTGATGAAGGATTGCTATAA
- a CDS encoding pirin family protein, translated as MAKYIYHEADSRGDANHGWLHSRHTFSFAGYMDAERMNFGVLRVLNDDYVSGGMGFGRHPHSNMEIISIPLEGELAHNDSMGNGSVIKPGDIQVMSAGTGIEHSEYNHSEVDPVKFLQIWVIPNKQNVEPRYDQQAIDKEKAHNNFLQILSPNADDEGVWIHQNAWFHLAEFEAGYTREYVLKDPSNGLYVFVLKGDIEVGKQLMHTRDGLGIIGEKHVSIKASTPAEFLLMEVPVG; from the coding sequence ATGGCAAAGTATATTTATCACGAAGCGGATTCAAGAGGAGATGCAAATCACGGCTGGTTGCACTCTAGACATACATTTAGTTTTGCAGGATATATGGACGCAGAACGCATGAACTTCGGAGTTCTACGCGTCCTGAACGACGACTATGTATCCGGAGGTATGGGATTCGGGAGGCATCCACATAGCAATATGGAAATTATCTCCATTCCATTGGAAGGCGAGCTTGCACATAACGACAGCATGGGCAACGGTTCGGTAATTAAACCGGGCGATATACAGGTGATGAGCGCCGGAACAGGAATTGAGCACAGCGAATACAACCATTCGGAGGTAGACCCTGTGAAATTCCTGCAGATATGGGTAATCCCCAATAAACAGAACGTCGAGCCACGCTATGATCAGCAAGCCATCGACAAAGAAAAAGCACACAACAATTTCTTACAGATCTTATCCCCAAATGCCGACGACGAAGGCGTATGGATCCATCAAAATGCCTGGTTCCATCTCGCAGAATTCGAAGCAGGATACACCCGCGAATACGTACTGAAAGATCCAAGCAACGGTCTGTATGTTTTCGTGTTAAAAGGAGATATCGAAGTCGGAAAACAATTGATGCACACTCGCGATGGCCTAGGAATCATCGGCGAGAAGCATGTGTCTATCAAGGCTAGTACCCCTGCAGAGTTTTTGTTGATGGAAGTGCCGGTGGGGTAG
- a CDS encoding methyltransferase domain-containing protein — protein sequence MEGNNELRDPQSAQTFWNTRWETKQTGWDIGYASPALTHYVDGLTNKDIAILIPGCGNAYEASYLVEKGFSNITLIDIAPIAVANAQEKFKDNPEVKVILGNFFELDESYDLVLEQTFFCAIDPSLRPQYIQKMASLLNPAGRLVGLLFNIDFEKDGPPFGGHIAEYHPAFAAYFDIHKMEPCYNSIQPRQGSELFINLIKK from the coding sequence ATGGAAGGGAACAACGAACTAAGAGATCCACAATCTGCACAGACGTTTTGGAATACGCGCTGGGAGACCAAGCAGACAGGTTGGGATATAGGCTATGCTTCACCAGCGCTGACACATTATGTCGATGGGCTGACCAATAAGGATATCGCTATTTTAATTCCTGGCTGTGGAAATGCTTACGAGGCATCCTACCTAGTAGAAAAGGGCTTTTCGAACATTACCTTGATCGACATAGCTCCTATCGCGGTGGCTAATGCGCAAGAAAAATTTAAGGACAATCCTGAAGTGAAGGTGATATTGGGGAATTTCTTCGAGCTCGATGAATCGTATGATTTAGTGTTAGAGCAAACTTTCTTTTGCGCGATAGATCCTAGCTTGCGTCCGCAATACATTCAAAAGATGGCTTCATTGCTAAATCCTGCAGGCCGATTGGTGGGGTTGCTATTCAATATTGATTTTGAGAAAGATGGACCTCCATTTGGTGGTCATATTGCGGAATATCACCCAGCATTTGCTGCTTATTTTGATATTCACAAAATGGAACCTTGTTACAATAGTATTCAACCAAGACAAGGTTCGGAGTTATTTATAAATTTGATAAAAAAGTAA